A genomic region of Macaca thibetana thibetana isolate TM-01 chromosome 14, ASM2454274v1, whole genome shotgun sequence contains the following coding sequences:
- the TRPT1 gene encoding tRNA 2'-phosphotransferase 1 isoform X4 — MEVLAMNSSGGGRQEAAGSRGRRAPRPREQDRDVQLSKALSYALRHGALKLGLPMGADGFVPLGALLQLPQFHGFSAEDVQRVVDTNRKQRFALQQGDPSTGLLIRANQGHSLQVGVPELELMPLETPQALPPMLVHGTFWKHWPSILLRGLSCGGRTHIHLAPGLPGDPSVISGMRPHCEIAVFIDGPLALAADGISFFRSANGVILTPGNTHGFLLPKYFKEALQLRPTRKPLSLAGDEETECRSGPKHCSRERRRIQQ, encoded by the exons ATGGAG GTCTTGGCCATGAACTCCtctggaggaggaaggcaggaagcagCAGGGTCCAGGGGTAGAAGGGCCCCCAGACCCCGGGAACAG GACCGAGACGTGCAGCTGTCCAAGGCTCTGTCCTATGCCCTGCGCCATGGGGCCTTGAAGCTGGGGCTTCCCATGGGAGCTG ATGGCTTCGTGCCCCTGGGCGCCCTCCTGCAGTTGCCCCAGTTCCACGGCTTCTCTGCTGAAGATGTGCAGCGTGTGGTGGACACCAATAGGAAGCAGCGGTTCGCCCTGCAGCAGGGGGATCCCAGCACTGGCCTTCTCATCCGAGCCAACCAGGGCCATTCCCTGCAGGTCGGG GTACCTGAGTTGGAGTTGATGCCCCTGGAGACGCCACAGGCCCTGCCCCCGATGCTAGTCCATGGTACATTCTGGAAGCACTGGCCATCCATCCTACTCAGGGGCCTGTCCTGCGGGGGAAGGACACACATCCACCTGGCCCCAGGACTGCCTGGAGACCCCAGTGTCATCAGTG GCATGCGGCCCCATTGTGAAATAGCTGTGTTCATTGATGGACCCCTGGCTCTGGCAG CAGATGGAATATCCTTCTTCCGCTCTGCCAATGGGGTGATTCTGACTCCAGGGAATACTCATGGCTTCCTGCTTCCCAAGTACTTCAAGGAGGCCCTGCAGCTACGCCCTACCC GAAAGCCCCTTTCCTTGGCTGGTGATGAAGAGACAGAGTGTCGGAGTGGCCCCAAGCACTGctccagagaaaggagaaggatccaacaataa
- the NUDT22 gene encoding uridine diphosphate glucose pyrophosphatase NUDT22 isoform X2 — protein sequence MSCPVQIMDPEVTLLLQCPGGGLPREQIQAELSPAHDRRPLPGGDEAITAIWETRLKAQPWLFNAPKFRLHSATLAPIGSRGPQLLLRLGLTSYRDFLGTNWSSSAAWLRQQGATNWGDTQAYLADPLGVGAALATADDFLVFLRRSRQVAEAPGLVDVPGGHPEPQVNLPLLTLSQPLLLGIARNETSAGRASAEFYVQCSLTSEQVRKHYLSGGPEAHESTGIIFVETQNVRRLQETEMWAELCPSAKGAIILYNRVQGSPTGAALGSPALLPPL from the exons ATG AGCTGCCCCGTCCAGATCATGGATCCTGAGGTGACCCTGCTGCTTCAGTGCCCTGGTGGGGGCCTGCCCCGGGAGCAAATACAGGCCGAGCTGAGCCCCGCCCACGACCGACGCCCACTGCCAGGTGGGGACGAGGCCATCACTGCCATCTGGGAGACCCGGCTAAAGGCCCAACCCTGGCTCTTCAACGCCCCCAAGTTCCGCCTGCACTCAGCCACCCTGGCGCCCATTGGCTCTCGGGGGCCACAGCTGCTTCTGCGCCTGGGCCTTACTTCCTACCGAGACTTCCTGGGCACCAACTGGTCCAGCTCAGCTGCCTGGCTGCGACAGCAGGGGGCCACCAACTGGGGTGACACGCAGGCCTATCTGGCGGACCCACTGGGGGTGGGCGCTGCACTAGCCACGGCCGATGACTTCCTTGTCTTCCTGCGCCGCTCCCGGCAGGTGGCTGAGGCCCCTGGGCTGGTGGATGTGCCTGGTGGGCACCCTGAGCCTCAG GTGAACCTGCCGCTACTCACCCTGAGCCAGCCCCTGCTGTTGGGCATCGCCCGAAACGAGACCAGTGCTGGCCGAGCCAGTGCCGAGTTCTATGTCCA GTGCAGCCTGACTTCTGAGCAGGTGAGAAAGCACTACCTGAGTGGGGGACCTGAGGCCCACGAGTCTACAGGCATCATCTTTGTGGAGACACAG AACGTGCGGAGATTGCAGGAGACGGAGATGTGGGCTGAACTCTGCCCCTCGGCCAAAGGCGCCATCATCCTCTACAACCGGGTTCAGGGAAGTCCCACCGGAGCAGCCCTAGGGTCCCCAGCCCTACTCCCACCGCTCTGA
- the TRPT1 gene encoding tRNA 2'-phosphotransferase 1 isoform X6, with the protein MEVLAMNSSGGGRQEAAGSRGRRAPRPREQDRDVQLSKALSYALRHGALKLGLPMGADGFVPLGALLQLPQFHGFSAEDVQRVVDTNRKQRFALQQGDPSTGLLIRANQGHSLQVPELELMPLETPQALPPMLVHGTFWKHWPSILLRGLSCGGRTHIHLAPGLPGDPSVISGMRPHCEIAVFIDGPLALAADGISFFRSANGVILTPGNTHGFLLPKYFKEALQLRPTRKPLSLAGDEETECRSGPKHCSRERRRIQQ; encoded by the exons ATGGAG GTCTTGGCCATGAACTCCtctggaggaggaaggcaggaagcagCAGGGTCCAGGGGTAGAAGGGCCCCCAGACCCCGGGAACAG GACCGAGACGTGCAGCTGTCCAAGGCTCTGTCCTATGCCCTGCGCCATGGGGCCTTGAAGCTGGGGCTTCCCATGGGAGCTG ATGGCTTCGTGCCCCTGGGCGCCCTCCTGCAGTTGCCCCAGTTCCACGGCTTCTCTGCTGAAGATGTGCAGCGTGTGGTGGACACCAATAGGAAGCAGCGGTTCGCCCTGCAGCAGGGGGATCCCAGCACTGGCCTTCTCATCCGAGCCAACCAGGGCCATTCCCTGCAG GTACCTGAGTTGGAGTTGATGCCCCTGGAGACGCCACAGGCCCTGCCCCCGATGCTAGTCCATGGTACATTCTGGAAGCACTGGCCATCCATCCTACTCAGGGGCCTGTCCTGCGGGGGAAGGACACACATCCACCTGGCCCCAGGACTGCCTGGAGACCCCAGTGTCATCAGTG GCATGCGGCCCCATTGTGAAATAGCTGTGTTCATTGATGGACCCCTGGCTCTGGCAG CAGATGGAATATCCTTCTTCCGCTCTGCCAATGGGGTGATTCTGACTCCAGGGAATACTCATGGCTTCCTGCTTCCCAAGTACTTCAAGGAGGCCCTGCAGCTACGCCCTACCC GAAAGCCCCTTTCCTTGGCTGGTGATGAAGAGACAGAGTGTCGGAGTGGCCCCAAGCACTGctccagagaaaggagaaggatccaacaataa
- the TRPT1 gene encoding tRNA 2'-phosphotransferase 1 isoform X3, with protein MEVLAMNSSGGGRQEAAGSRGRRAPRPREQDRDVQLSKALSYALRHGALKLGLPMGADGFVPLGALLQLPQFHGFSAEDVQRVVDTNRKQRFALQQGDPSTGLLIRANQGHSLQVPELELMPLETPQALPPMLVHGTFWKHWPSILLRGLSCGGRTHIHLAPGLPGDPSVISGAQSPASAVSAGMRPHCEIAVFIDGPLALAADGISFFRSANGVILTPGNTHGFLLPKYFKEALQLRPTRKPLSLAGDEETECRSGPKHCSRERRRIQQ; from the exons ATGGAG GTCTTGGCCATGAACTCCtctggaggaggaaggcaggaagcagCAGGGTCCAGGGGTAGAAGGGCCCCCAGACCCCGGGAACAG GACCGAGACGTGCAGCTGTCCAAGGCTCTGTCCTATGCCCTGCGCCATGGGGCCTTGAAGCTGGGGCTTCCCATGGGAGCTG ATGGCTTCGTGCCCCTGGGCGCCCTCCTGCAGTTGCCCCAGTTCCACGGCTTCTCTGCTGAAGATGTGCAGCGTGTGGTGGACACCAATAGGAAGCAGCGGTTCGCCCTGCAGCAGGGGGATCCCAGCACTGGCCTTCTCATCCGAGCCAACCAGGGCCATTCCCTGCAG GTACCTGAGTTGGAGTTGATGCCCCTGGAGACGCCACAGGCCCTGCCCCCGATGCTAGTCCATGGTACATTCTGGAAGCACTGGCCATCCATCCTACTCAGGGGCCTGTCCTGCGGGGGAAGGACACACATCCACCTGGCCCCAGGACTGCCTGGAGACCCCAGTGTCATCAGTG GTGCCCAGTCCCCAGCTTCAGCTGTCTCTGCAGGCATGCGGCCCCATTGTGAAATAGCTGTGTTCATTGATGGACCCCTGGCTCTGGCAG CAGATGGAATATCCTTCTTCCGCTCTGCCAATGGGGTGATTCTGACTCCAGGGAATACTCATGGCTTCCTGCTTCCCAAGTACTTCAAGGAGGCCCTGCAGCTACGCCCTACCC GAAAGCCCCTTTCCTTGGCTGGTGATGAAGAGACAGAGTGTCGGAGTGGCCCCAAGCACTGctccagagaaaggagaaggatccaacaataa
- the TRPT1 gene encoding tRNA 2'-phosphotransferase 1 isoform X1, which produces MEVLAMNSSGGGRQEAAGSRGRRAPRPREQDRDVQLSKALSYALRHGALKLGLPMGADGFVPLGALLQLPQFHGFSAEDVQRVVDTNRKQRFALQQGDPSTGLLIRANQGHSLQVGVPELELMPLETPQALPPMLVHGTFWKHWPSILLRGLSCGGRTHIHLAPGLPGDPSVISGAQSPASAVSAGMRPHCEIAVFIDGPLALAADGISFFRSANGVILTPGNTHGFLLPKYFKEALQLRPTRKPLSLAGDEETECRSGPKHCSRERRRIQQ; this is translated from the exons ATGGAG GTCTTGGCCATGAACTCCtctggaggaggaaggcaggaagcagCAGGGTCCAGGGGTAGAAGGGCCCCCAGACCCCGGGAACAG GACCGAGACGTGCAGCTGTCCAAGGCTCTGTCCTATGCCCTGCGCCATGGGGCCTTGAAGCTGGGGCTTCCCATGGGAGCTG ATGGCTTCGTGCCCCTGGGCGCCCTCCTGCAGTTGCCCCAGTTCCACGGCTTCTCTGCTGAAGATGTGCAGCGTGTGGTGGACACCAATAGGAAGCAGCGGTTCGCCCTGCAGCAGGGGGATCCCAGCACTGGCCTTCTCATCCGAGCCAACCAGGGCCATTCCCTGCAGGTCGGG GTACCTGAGTTGGAGTTGATGCCCCTGGAGACGCCACAGGCCCTGCCCCCGATGCTAGTCCATGGTACATTCTGGAAGCACTGGCCATCCATCCTACTCAGGGGCCTGTCCTGCGGGGGAAGGACACACATCCACCTGGCCCCAGGACTGCCTGGAGACCCCAGTGTCATCAGTG GTGCCCAGTCCCCAGCTTCAGCTGTCTCTGCAGGCATGCGGCCCCATTGTGAAATAGCTGTGTTCATTGATGGACCCCTGGCTCTGGCAG CAGATGGAATATCCTTCTTCCGCTCTGCCAATGGGGTGATTCTGACTCCAGGGAATACTCATGGCTTCCTGCTTCCCAAGTACTTCAAGGAGGCCCTGCAGCTACGCCCTACCC GAAAGCCCCTTTCCTTGGCTGGTGATGAAGAGACAGAGTGTCGGAGTGGCCCCAAGCACTGctccagagaaaggagaaggatccaacaataa
- the NUDT22 gene encoding uridine diphosphate glucose pyrophosphatase NUDT22 isoform X1, with protein MSCPVQIMDPEVTLLLQCPGGGLPREQIQAELSPAHDRRPLPGGDEAITAIWETRLKAQPWLFNAPKFRLHSATLAPIGSRGPQLLLRLGLTSYRDFLGTNWSSSAAWLRQQGATNWGDTQAYLADPLGVGAALATADDFLVFLRRSRQVAEAPGLVDVPGGHPEPQALCPGDSPQHQDLAGELVVRELFSSVLQEICDEVNLPLLTLSQPLLLGIARNETSAGRASAEFYVQCSLTSEQVRKHYLSGGPEAHESTGIIFVETQNVRRLQETEMWAELCPSAKGAIILYNRVQGSPTGAALGSPALLPPL; from the exons ATG AGCTGCCCCGTCCAGATCATGGATCCTGAGGTGACCCTGCTGCTTCAGTGCCCTGGTGGGGGCCTGCCCCGGGAGCAAATACAGGCCGAGCTGAGCCCCGCCCACGACCGACGCCCACTGCCAGGTGGGGACGAGGCCATCACTGCCATCTGGGAGACCCGGCTAAAGGCCCAACCCTGGCTCTTCAACGCCCCCAAGTTCCGCCTGCACTCAGCCACCCTGGCGCCCATTGGCTCTCGGGGGCCACAGCTGCTTCTGCGCCTGGGCCTTACTTCCTACCGAGACTTCCTGGGCACCAACTGGTCCAGCTCAGCTGCCTGGCTGCGACAGCAGGGGGCCACCAACTGGGGTGACACGCAGGCCTATCTGGCGGACCCACTGGGGGTGGGCGCTGCACTAGCCACGGCCGATGACTTCCTTGTCTTCCTGCGCCGCTCCCGGCAGGTGGCTGAGGCCCCTGGGCTGGTGGATGTGCCTGGTGGGCACCCTGAGCCTCAG GCCCTGTGCCCTGGTGACAGCCCCCAGCACCAGGACCTCGCTGGGGAGCTGGTGGTACGTGAGCTCTTTTCCAGTGTCCTTCAGGAGATCTGTGATGAG GTGAACCTGCCGCTACTCACCCTGAGCCAGCCCCTGCTGTTGGGCATCGCCCGAAACGAGACCAGTGCTGGCCGAGCCAGTGCCGAGTTCTATGTCCA GTGCAGCCTGACTTCTGAGCAGGTGAGAAAGCACTACCTGAGTGGGGGACCTGAGGCCCACGAGTCTACAGGCATCATCTTTGTGGAGACACAG AACGTGCGGAGATTGCAGGAGACGGAGATGTGGGCTGAACTCTGCCCCTCGGCCAAAGGCGCCATCATCCTCTACAACCGGGTTCAGGGAAGTCCCACCGGAGCAGCCCTAGGGTCCCCAGCCCTACTCCCACCGCTCTGA
- the TRPT1 gene encoding tRNA 2'-phosphotransferase 1 isoform X2 translates to MEVLAMNSSGGGRQEAAGSRGRRAPRPREQDRDVQLSKALSYALRHGALKLGLPMGADGFVPLGALLQLPQFHGFSAEDVQRVVDTNRKQRFALQQGDPSTGLLIRANQGHSLQVGVPELELMPLETPQALPPMLVHGTFWKHWPSILLRGLSCGGRTHIHLAPGLPGDPSVISGAQSPASAVSAGMRPHCEIAVFIDGPLALADGISFFRSANGVILTPGNTHGFLLPKYFKEALQLRPTRKPLSLAGDEETECRSGPKHCSRERRRIQQ, encoded by the exons ATGGAG GTCTTGGCCATGAACTCCtctggaggaggaaggcaggaagcagCAGGGTCCAGGGGTAGAAGGGCCCCCAGACCCCGGGAACAG GACCGAGACGTGCAGCTGTCCAAGGCTCTGTCCTATGCCCTGCGCCATGGGGCCTTGAAGCTGGGGCTTCCCATGGGAGCTG ATGGCTTCGTGCCCCTGGGCGCCCTCCTGCAGTTGCCCCAGTTCCACGGCTTCTCTGCTGAAGATGTGCAGCGTGTGGTGGACACCAATAGGAAGCAGCGGTTCGCCCTGCAGCAGGGGGATCCCAGCACTGGCCTTCTCATCCGAGCCAACCAGGGCCATTCCCTGCAGGTCGGG GTACCTGAGTTGGAGTTGATGCCCCTGGAGACGCCACAGGCCCTGCCCCCGATGCTAGTCCATGGTACATTCTGGAAGCACTGGCCATCCATCCTACTCAGGGGCCTGTCCTGCGGGGGAAGGACACACATCCACCTGGCCCCAGGACTGCCTGGAGACCCCAGTGTCATCAGTG GTGCCCAGTCCCCAGCTTCAGCTGTCTCTGCAGGCATGCGGCCCCATTGTGAAATAGCTGTGTTCATTGATGGACCCCTGGCTCTGGCAG ATGGAATATCCTTCTTCCGCTCTGCCAATGGGGTGATTCTGACTCCAGGGAATACTCATGGCTTCCTGCTTCCCAAGTACTTCAAGGAGGCCCTGCAGCTACGCCCTACCC GAAAGCCCCTTTCCTTGGCTGGTGATGAAGAGACAGAGTGTCGGAGTGGCCCCAAGCACTGctccagagaaaggagaaggatccaacaataa
- the TRPT1 gene encoding tRNA 2'-phosphotransferase 1 isoform X5, whose protein sequence is MEVLAMNSSGGGRQEAAGSRGRRAPRPREQDRDVQLSKALSYALRHGALKLGLPMGADGFVPLGALLQLPQFHGFSAEDVQRVVDTNRKQRFALQQGDPSTGLLIRANQGHSLQVGVPELELMPLETPQALPPMLVHGTFWKHWPSILLRGLSCGGRTHIHLAPGLPGDPSVISGMRPHCEIAVFIDGPLALADGISFFRSANGVILTPGNTHGFLLPKYFKEALQLRPTRKPLSLAGDEETECRSGPKHCSRERRRIQQ, encoded by the exons ATGGAG GTCTTGGCCATGAACTCCtctggaggaggaaggcaggaagcagCAGGGTCCAGGGGTAGAAGGGCCCCCAGACCCCGGGAACAG GACCGAGACGTGCAGCTGTCCAAGGCTCTGTCCTATGCCCTGCGCCATGGGGCCTTGAAGCTGGGGCTTCCCATGGGAGCTG ATGGCTTCGTGCCCCTGGGCGCCCTCCTGCAGTTGCCCCAGTTCCACGGCTTCTCTGCTGAAGATGTGCAGCGTGTGGTGGACACCAATAGGAAGCAGCGGTTCGCCCTGCAGCAGGGGGATCCCAGCACTGGCCTTCTCATCCGAGCCAACCAGGGCCATTCCCTGCAGGTCGGG GTACCTGAGTTGGAGTTGATGCCCCTGGAGACGCCACAGGCCCTGCCCCCGATGCTAGTCCATGGTACATTCTGGAAGCACTGGCCATCCATCCTACTCAGGGGCCTGTCCTGCGGGGGAAGGACACACATCCACCTGGCCCCAGGACTGCCTGGAGACCCCAGTGTCATCAGTG GCATGCGGCCCCATTGTGAAATAGCTGTGTTCATTGATGGACCCCTGGCTCTGGCAG ATGGAATATCCTTCTTCCGCTCTGCCAATGGGGTGATTCTGACTCCAGGGAATACTCATGGCTTCCTGCTTCCCAAGTACTTCAAGGAGGCCCTGCAGCTACGCCCTACCC GAAAGCCCCTTTCCTTGGCTGGTGATGAAGAGACAGAGTGTCGGAGTGGCCCCAAGCACTGctccagagaaaggagaaggatccaacaataa
- the TRPT1 gene encoding tRNA 2'-phosphotransferase 1 isoform X7, protein MEVLAMNSSGGGRQEAAGSRGRRAPRPREQDRDVQLSKALSYALRHGALKLGLPMGADGFVPLGALLQLPQFHGFSAEDVQRVVDTNRKQRFALQQGDPSTGLLIRANQGHSLQVPELELMPLETPQALPPMLVHGTFWKHWPSILLRGLSCGGRTHIHLAPGLPGDPSVISGMRPHCEIAVFIDGPLALADGISFFRSANGVILTPGNTHGFLLPKYFKEALQLRPTRKPLSLAGDEETECRSGPKHCSRERRRIQQ, encoded by the exons ATGGAG GTCTTGGCCATGAACTCCtctggaggaggaaggcaggaagcagCAGGGTCCAGGGGTAGAAGGGCCCCCAGACCCCGGGAACAG GACCGAGACGTGCAGCTGTCCAAGGCTCTGTCCTATGCCCTGCGCCATGGGGCCTTGAAGCTGGGGCTTCCCATGGGAGCTG ATGGCTTCGTGCCCCTGGGCGCCCTCCTGCAGTTGCCCCAGTTCCACGGCTTCTCTGCTGAAGATGTGCAGCGTGTGGTGGACACCAATAGGAAGCAGCGGTTCGCCCTGCAGCAGGGGGATCCCAGCACTGGCCTTCTCATCCGAGCCAACCAGGGCCATTCCCTGCAG GTACCTGAGTTGGAGTTGATGCCCCTGGAGACGCCACAGGCCCTGCCCCCGATGCTAGTCCATGGTACATTCTGGAAGCACTGGCCATCCATCCTACTCAGGGGCCTGTCCTGCGGGGGAAGGACACACATCCACCTGGCCCCAGGACTGCCTGGAGACCCCAGTGTCATCAGTG GCATGCGGCCCCATTGTGAAATAGCTGTGTTCATTGATGGACCCCTGGCTCTGGCAG ATGGAATATCCTTCTTCCGCTCTGCCAATGGGGTGATTCTGACTCCAGGGAATACTCATGGCTTCCTGCTTCCCAAGTACTTCAAGGAGGCCCTGCAGCTACGCCCTACCC GAAAGCCCCTTTCCTTGGCTGGTGATGAAGAGACAGAGTGTCGGAGTGGCCCCAAGCACTGctccagagaaaggagaaggatccaacaataa